The Gopherus evgoodei ecotype Sinaloan lineage unplaced genomic scaffold, rGopEvg1_v1.p scaffold_45_arrow_ctg1, whole genome shotgun sequence genome has a window encoding:
- the LOC115642778 gene encoding olfactory receptor 6B1-like codes for MEGANQTEVTEFILMGFSASPELQWILFVMFLIIYLLNIATNTSIIVIVRSCPSLHCPMYVLLSNLSFLEIWYTSVTVPKLLAGLLPGNRSISVRGCIAQMFFFFSMGSTEFFLLAVMAYDRYLAICHPLCYSTIMCNILCLKLSVVAWVSGFLASSVLTVFMSRLSFCGPNKIDHFFCDFVPLAKLSCSDTHLSKLMCFTLTCTIAGTSFLLTTGSYSCVIRTAWRTPSEGGLQKALTTCGAHIAVTGIFYGSALSMYAHPPVMESSNMDKVVSLFYCVLTPLLNPIIYTLRNNMVKEALRKSVITSGLFRV; via the coding sequence ATGGAAGGGGCTAACCAAACTGAAGTGACTGAGTTTATTCTCATGGGTTTCTCTGCATCCCCGGAGCTACAGTGGATCCTCTTTGTGATGTTCCTGATCATCTACCTCCTGAACATTGCCACCAACACTTCCATCATTGTCATAGTCAGGAGTTGTCCAAGCCTCCACTGCCCTATGTATGTGTTACTCAGCaacctctccttcctggagatctgGTACACCTCAGTCACAGTGCCCAAGTTGCTGGCTGGGCTTCTGCCAGGGAACAGATCAATCTCTGTACGTGGATGCATAGCCCAgatgtttttcttcttctccatgGGTTCCACTGAGTTCTTCCTTCTAGCAGTGATGGCGTATGACCGCTACTTGGCCATCTGCCACCCCTTGTGCTACTCCACTATCATGTGCAACATCTTGTGTCTCAAGCTGTCAGTGGTCGCTTGGGTGTCTGGCTTCTTGGCCTCCTCTGTCCTCACTGTGTTCATGTCCAGGCTGTCATTCTGTGGACCCAACAAGATTGACCACTTTTTCTGTGACTTTGTCCCTCTGGCCAAGCTCTCCTGCTCAGACACGCATCTTAGCAAGCTCATGTGCTTTACCCTGACATGCACCATAGCCGGgacctcctttctcctcaccactgGTTCCTACAGCTGCGTCATACGGACAGCATGGCGGACGCCTTCAGAGGGTGGGCTCCAGAAAGCTCTGACCACCTGTGGTGCCCACATTGCGGTCACAGGCATATTCTATGGCTCAGCGCTTTCTATGTATGCCCACCCACCTGTGATGGAGTCCTCTAACATGGACAAGGTGGTGTCACTCTTCTACTGTGTCCTGACCCCACTGCTAAACCCCATCATATACACCCTACGGAACAACATGGTGAAAGAGGCACTGAGGAAATCAGTGATAACCTCAGGATTATTTAGGGTCTAA